A DNA window from Helianthus annuus cultivar XRQ/B chromosome 15, HanXRQr2.0-SUNRISE, whole genome shotgun sequence contains the following coding sequences:
- the LOC110945041 gene encoding uncharacterized mitochondrial protein AtMg01250-like → MAQMNFPLIRRRWILATITSAQASVLVNGSPTQEFNCYRGLRQGDPLSPFLFLIIMEALTCVVKEASMIGLYKGISCAQSSPCLSHFFYADDAVFVGEWPLDNARKLNKILCCFYLSSGPRVNLAKSSLFGLRVNEANTQEMASILRCKVGKLPFVHMGLQVGANMNLVKHWKLIIDVF, encoded by the coding sequence ATGGCTCAGATGAACTTCCCTTTGATACGGAGAAGGTGGATCTTGGCGACGATCACTTCGGCTCAAGCGTCAGTATTGGTAAATGGCTCTCCGACTCAGGAATTCAACTGTTACAGAGGTTTGAGACAAGGGGATCCGCTATCCCCGTTCTTATTCCTGATCATTATGGAGGCTTTGACTTGTGTAGTGAAAGAGGCGAGTATGATCGGGCTTTATAAAGGGATCTCGTGTGCACAAAGCAGCCCATGTTTATCACATTTCTTTTACGCAGATGATGCGGTGTTCGTGGGGGAGTGGCCATTGGATAATGCGAGGAAGTTAAACAAAATACTCTGTTGCTTCTATTTATCTTCTGGGCCGAGGGTAAATCTAGCGAAAAGTAGCCTCTTCGGACTCAGGGTGAACGAGGCAAACACTCAGGAGATGGCTAGTATTCTAAGGTGTAAAGTGggtaagcttccttttgttcaTATGGGGTTGCAAGTCGGAGCTAACATGAATTTGGTAAAGCATTGGAAGCTGATAATTGATGTTTTCTAA
- the LOC110945040 gene encoding uncharacterized protein LOC110945040: protein MGNGASISFWKECWITDEPLCKKLPGLYPLESNKNAKVMDRLRVTPEEKITKTQWERNPETDEEKFQLEELMSMLMMTDIQGGDDTCAWNLESAGGFTVKSLGRRMEQASNPGPGMGFEWNNWVPLKVNFLAWRIYMGRVATMDGLRRRNVHLDSYLCKICGEVDETDDHLFVGCQFVLAVWDSIVEWTRCPRLFAITVKDVITIHNQIRGTRKWRKLIQSIVMVALWGIRRSRNDRVFNDKERSLDEVKHEIRQLSFLWFKYRVKRLSVTWDHWCNMELSCMSL, encoded by the coding sequence ATGGGTAACGGGGCAAGCATATCCTTCTGGAAGGAGTGTTGGATTACTGATGAACCTCTATGCAAAAAACTACCAGGATTGTACCCTTTAGAGAGTAACAAAAACGCGAAGGTGATGGATAGATTACGAGTAACACCTGAGGAAAAAATAACAAAAACCCAATGGGAGAGAAACCCGGAAACAGATGAGGAAAAATTTCAGCTTGAAGAATTAATGTCGATGCTCATGATGACCGACATACAGGGCGGAGATGATACATGCGCATGGAATCTCGAATCTGCTGGTGGGTTCACAGTTAAGAGCCTTGGAAGACGGATGGAACAAGCAAGCAACCCGGGTCCGGGTATGGGTTTCGAGTGGAATAATTGGGTACCGCTAAAGGTTAATTTCCTTGCGTGGAGGATATACATGGGTCGGGTCGCAACAATGGATGGGTTACGAAGGAGAAATGTGCATTTGGATTCTTATCTGTGCAAAATCTGCGGCGAGGTAGACGAAACCGATGATCATTTGTTTGTTGGATGTCAGTTTGTTTTAGCTGTGTGGGATAGTATCGTCGAATGGACCAGATGCCCAAGATTGTTCGCAATCACCGTTAAGGACGTTATTACCATTCATAATCAGATCCGGGGCACTAGAAAATGGAGAAAACTTATACAATCGATAGTCATGGTTGCTCTTTGGGGAATACGGAGGAGTAGAAATGACCGGGTCTTTAACGATAAGGAGCGTAGCTTGGACGAAGTGAAGCATGAAATTCGCCAACTGAGCTTTCTATGGTTCAAATATAGAGTGAAAAGATTATCGGTAACATGGGATCATTGGTGTAATATGGAATTGTCATGTATGAGTTTGTGA